The sequence AACCTCCCAAGGTGAGACTCACCCGAGGAGAGAGGCCATTGACATTGGTAGGGAGACAATTAACGGTTTTCAACATTGAATCGCTGGTCACGAACGCAAGGCCAATTTCTTTAGCCTTTTCCTCCGTAACAAAGTTATGCGTTGCTCCGGTTTCCACCATAATGCGGACTACTCGGCCATTCACTTCCCCATTAACAAATAATGACTCTCGAGGTCTAACGCTATGCTTCTTGGCAGCAAGAGCTGCAAGCGTCATGTGGTTAAACAAAGCCATGTGGTTGAACAAACCCACGGCATGTCCCTTTCCTTTCTCCGGATTGGCAGCTTGCGCTTCTTTCTCCCCGAAGCCCCCGGCTTGCGCACTATCTTGCTCCTTCCGTGTTGCTGCAATCATCGCCCCAAGCTTGCTTAATGACGGGCAAGACCTTGCAAAGTGAGACGTATCCCCACAAAGGTAGCAGCCGCTATTGCTGTTAGCTAcaaccttcttcttctcctcgtaGTTCTTGCGGAATGATGAAGGCTGGTTGCGTTCGCCTTTGAACTCACGATTTTTGTTGGGAACGAATTTATCTTTGCCCCTATCTCCACGATCCGTCTTGGCAGCAGTTGGTTTGTTCCGATTATCCTTCGCCTTGGCATAATCGGAAAGAAAATCGCTCAAGGATTCCGCCACTTTAATGGCCTCATCCATGGTCTTGACATTACGTCTCCTCAACTCTTGTTTGGCCCAATTTTGGAGGCCATCCGAGAAGAAAAACAGCAAGTCCTCACTGCTGAAACTTGTTACGAGCAGTGAGAGTTTTGTAAACTCCCTCACATAGTTGTGGATTGAGGAAGTTTGCTTAAGTTCCCTCAATTTTCGTCGGGCTTCATCGACAACATTTTGAGGGTAGAATTGTTCCTTCAATTCATCCTTGAACTGATCCCAATCAACAATGGTGCAAAGACCCCTCTCCATGTCTACCTTTTTCCTACGCCACCACAACATTGCGACGTCACTAAAGTACATGGTTGCAATCCGGATCCTCGCTGCCCCGTCAACAACTTTGACATGCTCAAAGTATGACTCCAATTGCCATATGAAGTTTTCAACTTCTTGAGCATTCCTCTCACCCTTAAACACATTGGGTTTAGGCGCCTCAATACGAACATCATGGTAAGTCACGGAACCATGATTTCCTTGAACATGGGCTGCTTCCAGTTGGTGCTTCAAATCAGCAACTTCTTCCTGCAAAGCGGACTGCCCCAACATCACCGCGGACAGTTTTGACTCAAACTCATGTAGTGCCGATAACGCTTCCGTAAGCTTGAGTTCTAAGCTGGTCAGCCCCTCCTTGTGCTCCTCATTTTGCTCGGACAAGTCGGCTTT comes from Capsicum annuum cultivar UCD-10X-F1 chromosome 2, UCD10Xv1.1, whole genome shotgun sequence and encodes:
- the LOC107853270 gene encoding uncharacterized protein LOC107853270, whose amino-acid sequence is MAYDGDEEVHGGDNLGKTKSKKRDKSRNKDEAQIPVSEAVTNVEDGEGSASGSLDVRIVSTETGLAVLGHRFKTLESNVSTLEAAALEGLDEVKADLSEQNEEHKEGLTSLELKLTEALSALHEFESKLSAVMLGQSALQEEVADLKHQLEAAHVQGNHGSVTYHDVRIEAPKPNVFKGERNAQEVENFIWQLESYFEHVKVVDGAARIRIATMYFSDVAMLWWRRKKVDMERGLCTIVDWDQFKDELKEQFYPQNVVDEARRKLRELKQTSSIHNYVREFTKLSLLVTSFSSEDLLFFFSDGLQNWAKQELRRRNVKTMDEAIKVAESLSDFLSDYAKAKDNRNKPTAAKTDRGDRGKDKFVPNKNREFKGERNQPSSFRKNYEEKKKVVANSNSGCYLCGDTSHFARSCPSLSKLGAMIAATRKEQDSAQAGGFGEKEAQAANPEKGKGHAVGLFNHMALFNHMTLAALAAKKHSVRPRESLFVNGEVNGRVVRIMVETGATHNFVTEEKAKEIGLAFVTSDSMLKTVNCLPTNVNGLSPRVSLTLGGWKGETDFSVVPMDVFDIVMGLDFLYEINAFISPRLNQLAICDVGGSCIVPLIRVSQSGTRLSAMQLVKGFKKGEPTFLATLMEIVGCQEAELLPSYVQRVLEENKDVMPEELPKRLPPRREVNHQIELVPGAKPPSMTPYRMSPPKLEELRKQLKELLELGHIRPSKAPFGASVLFQKKKEGTLRLCIDYRALNKVTVKNKYPIPLIADLFDRLGQAKVFTKMDLRKGY